The following proteins are encoded in a genomic region of Natrinema sp. DC36:
- the mre11 gene encoding DNA double-strand break repair protein Mre11 — protein sequence MTRVIHTGDTHIGYQQYNSPDRRQDFLEAFRTVVEDAVADDVDAVIHAGDLFHDRRPSLVDLQGTVEILRTLADADIPFLAVVGNHESKRDAQWLDLFADLGLAARLGADPVVVDDVAVYGLDFVPRSRREDLTYDFDSLPDEADHASLVSHGLFEPFAHADWDTETVLEESTVDFDAVLLGDNHKPDTAEVSETWVTYCGSTERASASEREDRGYNLLDFEGDGTVAISRRGLTSTREFVFVDVELEAEEGIDRVQERVRQHDLADAVVIVTVEGEGRPIAPAAIEELAIDRGALVARVNDRRDLPDEDEDVSVSFANPDEAVRERVRELGLSNAALEIDESVRNGDLADSNVRESVERRVRELLEDDESAFAPAPEREPGDEDVTTVADQLTDDADTAADSVDAEATEAAEVAEVDGGAETAATDTDSDATTAPPDRDAPDDGDEPEETADADTASLGDFA from the coding sequence ATGACGCGGGTTATCCATACGGGCGATACCCACATCGGGTACCAGCAGTACAATTCGCCCGACCGACGACAGGACTTCCTCGAGGCATTTCGAACCGTCGTCGAGGACGCGGTCGCCGACGACGTCGACGCGGTGATCCACGCCGGCGACCTCTTTCACGACCGCCGGCCGTCGCTGGTCGACCTGCAGGGAACCGTCGAAATTCTCCGGACGCTCGCCGACGCCGATATCCCCTTTCTCGCGGTCGTGGGAAACCACGAGTCGAAACGCGACGCGCAGTGGCTCGATCTCTTCGCGGATCTCGGACTGGCGGCCCGGCTCGGTGCCGATCCGGTCGTCGTCGACGACGTCGCCGTCTACGGACTCGACTTCGTCCCCCGCTCGCGCCGGGAGGACCTCACGTACGACTTCGACTCGCTGCCGGACGAAGCGGACCACGCGAGCCTGGTGAGCCACGGCCTCTTCGAACCCTTCGCGCACGCCGACTGGGACACCGAAACCGTCCTCGAGGAGTCGACGGTCGACTTCGACGCCGTTCTGCTGGGTGACAACCACAAGCCCGACACGGCAGAAGTCTCAGAAACGTGGGTTACGTACTGCGGTTCGACCGAGCGCGCCAGCGCCAGCGAGCGCGAGGATCGAGGCTACAACCTCCTCGACTTCGAGGGTGACGGAACGGTCGCGATCAGCCGCCGCGGCCTCACGTCGACTCGCGAGTTCGTTTTCGTTGACGTCGAACTCGAGGCGGAGGAGGGAATCGACCGCGTGCAGGAGCGCGTCCGCCAGCACGACCTCGCGGACGCGGTCGTCATCGTCACCGTCGAGGGCGAGGGCCGACCGATCGCCCCGGCGGCCATCGAGGAACTCGCGATCGACCGCGGCGCACTCGTCGCCCGCGTGAACGACCGACGGGACCTCCCCGACGAGGACGAGGACGTGTCGGTGAGCTTCGCCAACCCGGACGAGGCCGTTCGCGAGCGGGTGCGCGAGCTGGGGCTCAGCAACGCCGCCCTCGAGATCGACGAGAGCGTCCGAAACGGTGATCTCGCCGACTCGAACGTTCGGGAGTCCGTCGAACGTCGGGTCCGCGAGTTACTCGAGGACGACGAGTCGGCGTTCGCACCCGCACCCGAGCGCGAACCGGGCGACGAGGACGTGACGACGGTCGCCGATCAGCTCACCGACGACGCCGATACAGCAGCTGACTCGGTAGATGCCGAGGCAACCGAAGCGGCTGAAGTAGCCGAAGTGGACGGAGGCGCCGAGACGGCAGCCACCGATACCGATAGCGATGCGACGACGGCACCGCCCGACCGCGACGCGCCGGACGACGGCGACGAGCCCGAGGAGACTGCCGACGCCGACACCGCCTCGCTGGGTGATTTCGCGTGA
- a CDS encoding helix-turn-helix domain-containing protein: MSASESLRQEPDERGTWDDVRDLPPSAKLVAKVLEYNETMTQQQIADETLLPSRTVRYALNRLDEENVIDSRFSFSDARKRLYDLDIRS; this comes from the coding sequence ATGAGTGCTTCAGAGTCGCTTCGACAGGAACCCGACGAACGAGGAACGTGGGACGACGTTCGAGACCTTCCGCCGAGCGCGAAACTCGTCGCGAAGGTCCTCGAGTACAACGAGACGATGACCCAACAACAGATCGCCGACGAGACGCTCTTGCCCTCCCGAACGGTCCGTTACGCGCTCAATCGGCTCGACGAGGAAAACGTCATCGACTCCCGCTTTTCGTTCTCCGACGCCCGCAAGCGCCTGTACGATCTCGATATTCGATCGTAA
- a CDS encoding proteasome-activating nucleotidase, which yields MSDTVDDVDLPYDEDEASQQEKIQSLEDRLEILEAQNEEMRDKLLDANAENNKYQQKLERLTHENKKLKQSPLFVATVQEVTDDGVIIKQHGNNQEALTEVTDEMRGDLEPDARVAVNNSLSIVKPLSNETDVRARVMEVTESPEVSYEDIGGLEDQMQEVRETVEMPLEKPEMFDDVGIDPPSGVLLYGPPGTGKTMLAKAVANQTDATFIKMAGSELVHKFIGEGAKLVRDLFDVAREHEPAVIFIDEIDAIASKRTESKTSGDAEVQRTMMQLLSEMDGFEERGEIRIIAATNRFDMLDRAILRPGRFDRLIEVPKPNAEGREIIFEIHTRGMNVADDVEFAQLAEDADNASGADIKAVCTEAGMFAIRDDRTEIRMEDFHNAWDKVQAESDETEEVSKTFA from the coding sequence ATGAGCGACACCGTGGACGACGTCGACCTCCCATATGACGAGGACGAGGCGTCCCAACAGGAGAAAATACAGTCACTCGAGGACCGGCTGGAGATCCTCGAGGCGCAAAACGAGGAGATGCGCGACAAGCTCCTCGACGCTAACGCCGAGAACAACAAGTACCAGCAGAAACTCGAGCGGCTCACGCACGAGAACAAGAAACTCAAGCAGTCCCCGCTGTTCGTCGCCACCGTCCAGGAAGTCACGGACGACGGCGTCATCATCAAACAACACGGGAACAACCAGGAGGCCCTGACCGAAGTCACCGACGAGATGCGCGGCGATCTCGAACCCGACGCGCGGGTCGCGGTCAACAACTCGCTGTCTATCGTCAAACCCCTCTCGAACGAAACTGACGTGCGCGCTCGCGTGATGGAAGTCACCGAGAGCCCGGAGGTCAGCTACGAGGACATCGGCGGCCTCGAGGACCAGATGCAAGAGGTCCGCGAGACGGTCGAGATGCCCCTCGAGAAGCCCGAGATGTTCGACGACGTCGGGATCGACCCGCCGAGCGGCGTGCTACTCTACGGGCCGCCGGGGACGGGCAAGACGATGCTCGCCAAAGCCGTCGCCAACCAGACCGACGCCACATTCATCAAGATGGCCGGCTCGGAACTGGTCCACAAGTTCATCGGCGAGGGTGCCAAGCTCGTCCGCGACCTCTTCGATGTCGCCCGCGAGCACGAACCCGCCGTCATCTTCATCGACGAGATCGACGCCATCGCCTCCAAGCGAACGGAGTCCAAGACCTCCGGCGACGCCGAGGTCCAGCGGACGATGATGCAGCTCCTCTCGGAGATGGACGGCTTCGAGGAGCGCGGCGAGATCCGCATCATCGCCGCCACCAACCGCTTCGATATGCTCGACCGCGCCATCCTTCGTCCCGGCCGGTTCGACCGCCTCATCGAGGTGCCCAAGCCGAACGCGGAGGGTCGCGAGATCATCTTCGAGATCCACACGCGCGGGATGAACGTCGCCGACGACGTCGAGTTCGCCCAACTGGCCGAAGACGCCGACAACGCCTCCGGTGCCGACATCAAAGCCGTCTGTACCGAGGCCGGCATGTTCGCCATTCGCGACGACCGCACCGAGATCCGAATGGAAGACTTCCACAACGCCTGGGACAAGGTTCAAGCCGAATCCGACGAGACCGAAGAGGTCTCGAAGACGTTCGCCTGA
- a CDS encoding PQQ-binding-like beta-propeller repeat protein codes for MNRRQSLRLLSTATVTALAGCAGGTPNDGSNGDASTAGNESKKRVSGGWPMADFDPSHSGYAPDERGPASSPAPLWRTGTGSNRRLTESGLSGAPAIRDGTLYLGAASGDVIAADATTGEVVWQNGTNFYIESSVAIGDEQLFVGAGDNHVHAFDLENGDRNWKRNLGSSVDSSVIYTDDLVLCKPVFGSLTAVESGTGEPVWEYGGGSGYTPSVRDGAVYVPTSTTDCGIWSDCTTTGGVDVLDVERGEKTDHCELGEGVRPMSTPTLDDQQLYLAAEGGRVFAVSLESLEVVWEGEMATEIDAVPTVSDVLVTGDTDGTVYAFDTADGTELYRFEAGSSVTGTCVASETLYVGAARGSDGVVHALDPASGEKRWSHELQTAVTTSPVVVDGALCIGDKDGSLRVLVAESELESYAPAGNATASE; via the coding sequence ATGAATCGACGGCAGTCGCTTCGATTACTCAGCACAGCAACCGTGACGGCGCTCGCCGGTTGTGCGGGCGGGACGCCGAACGACGGCAGCAACGGCGACGCTTCGACCGCAGGGAATGAGTCGAAAAAGCGCGTCTCGGGCGGCTGGCCGATGGCGGATTTCGACCCCTCGCACTCGGGGTACGCGCCCGACGAGCGCGGCCCGGCGAGTTCGCCGGCCCCGCTCTGGCGGACAGGAACCGGGAGCAACAGACGATTAACCGAGTCGGGGCTCAGCGGGGCGCCAGCCATCCGGGACGGAACGCTCTACCTCGGGGCGGCAAGCGGAGACGTCATCGCGGCGGACGCGACGACCGGCGAGGTTGTCTGGCAGAACGGGACGAACTTCTACATCGAGTCTTCCGTGGCGATCGGCGACGAGCAACTGTTCGTCGGTGCAGGTGACAACCACGTCCACGCCTTCGACCTCGAGAACGGCGACCGGAACTGGAAGCGAAACCTCGGTTCGAGCGTGGACTCCTCCGTGATATATACCGACGACCTCGTCCTCTGCAAACCCGTCTTCGGGTCCCTGACGGCGGTCGAATCCGGGACCGGCGAGCCCGTCTGGGAGTACGGCGGCGGAAGCGGGTATACGCCGTCGGTTCGCGACGGCGCCGTTTACGTGCCGACGTCGACCACCGACTGCGGTATTTGGTCCGACTGCACGACCACGGGCGGCGTCGACGTACTCGACGTCGAGAGGGGCGAGAAGACGGACCACTGCGAACTGGGGGAAGGCGTTCGGCCGATGTCGACCCCGACGCTGGACGACCAGCAGCTGTATCTGGCGGCCGAAGGGGGGAGAGTGTTCGCGGTCTCGCTCGAGTCTCTCGAGGTGGTCTGGGAAGGGGAGATGGCGACCGAAATCGACGCCGTCCCCACCGTCTCGGACGTGTTGGTCACCGGCGACACCGACGGCACCGTCTACGCGTTCGATACGGCAGACGGCACCGAACTGTATCGGTTCGAGGCGGGATCCTCGGTGACGGGAACGTGTGTCGCCTCGGAGACGCTGTACGTCGGCGCGGCGCGCGGATCCGACGGCGTCGTCCACGCGCTGGACCCGGCATCGGGAGAGAAACGGTGGAGTCACGAACTGCAAACGGCGGTGACGACGAGCCCGGTCGTCGTCGACGGCGCGCTCTGTATCGGCGACAAGGACGGATCACTTCGGGTGCTCGTCGCCGAGTCGGAGCTGGAATCGTACGCGCCCGCCGGGAACGCCACCGCGTCTGAGTGA
- a CDS encoding GMP synthase subunit A, which yields MTTIVVVDNHGQFTHLEHRALRDLGVDTELIDNDTPPAEVDADGVVLSGGPDMDRIGRSAEYLDADVPVLGICLGMQLIAEELGGRVGGGEYGGYADISVDIVDAEDPLTGSLHPETRVWASHADEVKALPEGFDLTAKSDVCGVEAMSDTDRDLYGVQWHPEVAHTEEGDEIFENFLSICESQ from the coding sequence ATGACGACTATCGTCGTGGTGGACAACCACGGACAGTTCACCCACCTCGAGCACCGGGCGCTTCGCGACCTCGGCGTCGACACGGAGTTGATCGACAACGACACGCCACCCGCGGAGGTCGACGCCGACGGCGTCGTCCTCTCGGGCGGCCCGGATATGGATCGGATCGGACGGTCTGCCGAATACCTCGACGCGGACGTCCCCGTTCTCGGTATCTGCCTGGGCATGCAACTGATCGCCGAAGAGCTGGGCGGTCGCGTCGGGGGCGGCGAGTACGGCGGTTACGCCGACATCAGCGTCGACATCGTCGACGCGGAGGATCCGCTGACCGGCTCCCTGCATCCCGAGACTCGCGTCTGGGCGAGCCACGCCGACGAGGTCAAAGCGTTGCCCGAGGGCTTCGATCTGACGGCGAAAAGCGACGTCTGCGGCGTCGAAGCGATGAGCGATACCGACCGCGATCTCTACGGCGTCCAGTGGCACCCCGAGGTCGCCCACACCGAGGAGGGCGACGAGATCTTCGAGAACTTCCTGTCGATCTGCGAATCGCAGTAG
- a CDS encoding LUD domain-containing protein: MTVDTVGRFERALEGLEVGLERVAAADATERIETIVAEPAVGSPLPFDGVSLPGEVTTEPTTAELEAARTGVTPVGFAIAEYGSVAVESTADGAEPISLYPERHVAVVAASDVVPDLSAGFDRLADGFDRGRDSVVFATGRSATADMGDLVHGVHGPGDVRVIVLEDR; encoded by the coding sequence ATGACAGTCGACACTGTCGGTCGGTTCGAACGCGCACTCGAGGGACTGGAAGTAGGACTCGAGCGCGTCGCGGCCGCCGACGCGACCGAGCGAATCGAAACGATCGTCGCGGAGCCAGCGGTCGGTTCGCCGCTTCCCTTCGACGGCGTCTCGCTCCCCGGCGAGGTGACGACCGAGCCGACGACCGCCGAACTCGAGGCGGCCCGGACGGGCGTCACGCCGGTCGGCTTCGCGATCGCGGAGTACGGCAGCGTCGCCGTCGAGTCGACGGCCGACGGCGCGGAGCCGATCAGCCTCTACCCGGAGCGCCACGTCGCGGTCGTCGCGGCCAGCGACGTGGTGCCGGATCTGAGCGCCGGCTTCGACCGCCTCGCTGACGGCTTCGACCGGGGTCGGGACAGCGTCGTCTTCGCCACCGGACGGAGCGCGACCGCCGACATGGGTGATCTCGTCCACGGCGTCCACGGCCCCGGCGACGTCCGCGTGATCGTCCTGGAGGATCGATAG
- a CDS encoding LUD domain-containing protein: protein MAQRTRTERADRIRHLLETEGEAIHAHASASNARRYETYGATDDLEALRTEARSIKEDAIGRLPDLIETVREAVEANGGTVYLADDAADANAYVADVVESRTDANGTTEDGDTPSVVKSKSMTTEEIDLNEGLETEGIAVTETDLGEWVLQVADDTPSHIVGPAMHISRPEIADLFNERFDPDEPFETAEELTRFARDHLGEHIREADVGITGANFVVADSGTITLITNEGNARKCAVTPDTHVAIAGVEKLIPTLSDLEPFVDIIAKSATGQPISQYVTMLSPPTDSPTLDFDSPDEPITGDDDGAADGSGAADGTGDPDREFHLVLLDNGRMNMREDDQLRETLYCIRCGACSNSCANFQSVGGHGFGGETYSGGIATGWEAGVHGQESAAEFNDLCTGCSRCVDACPVKIDIPWINTVVRDRVNRSGESESYDFLVDGLTPDEETGGIDLGKRFFGNIGTVAKAASATAPVSNWLADVGPVRRLLERTLGIDHRRDLPSFQRESLVDWFEGRGGFATSKRRAAEPRVQRGGAAVSSRRAERAGTRDGDTGLDREVVLYPDVYTNYVDVDRGKAAVRTLEALGVPVRVPDLPESGRAALSQGMIATADRQASRLYAALAEDLDAGRDVVVIEPSDLAAVHREYERLLPEGSVERLRTNSYEICEYVYGLLENGADPSALSTGDGAEPVAYHSHCQQRTLDLEAPTVAVLERCGYAPETSSAECCGMAGSFGYKREYYELSMDVGERLASEVEGAETVVASGTSCGDQLETLLDREVPHPIELLAPGGYRA from the coding sequence ATGGCTCAGCGCACCCGAACGGAGCGGGCCGACCGGATCCGCCACCTGCTCGAGACCGAAGGCGAGGCCATCCACGCCCACGCGAGCGCGTCGAACGCCCGCCGATACGAGACCTACGGCGCGACCGACGACCTCGAGGCGCTGCGAACGGAAGCCCGTTCGATCAAGGAAGACGCTATCGGCCGGCTTCCCGACCTGATCGAGACGGTCCGGGAGGCGGTCGAGGCGAACGGCGGCACCGTCTACCTGGCCGACGACGCCGCGGACGCGAACGCGTACGTGGCCGACGTGGTCGAGTCACGGACCGATGCGAACGGAACGACGGAGGACGGCGACACGCCGTCGGTCGTCAAGTCCAAATCGATGACGACCGAGGAGATCGATCTCAACGAGGGACTCGAGACCGAGGGAATCGCGGTCACCGAAACCGACCTCGGCGAGTGGGTGCTGCAGGTCGCCGACGACACGCCATCGCACATCGTCGGGCCGGCGATGCACATCTCGCGGCCGGAAATCGCCGACCTGTTCAACGAGCGCTTCGACCCCGACGAGCCCTTCGAAACGGCCGAGGAACTCACTCGGTTCGCCCGCGACCACCTCGGCGAGCACATCCGCGAGGCCGACGTGGGGATCACCGGCGCGAACTTCGTCGTCGCCGACAGCGGGACGATCACGCTCATCACGAACGAGGGCAACGCGCGCAAGTGTGCGGTCACGCCCGACACCCACGTCGCGATCGCGGGCGTGGAGAAGCTGATTCCGACGCTGTCCGATCTCGAGCCGTTCGTCGACATCATCGCCAAGAGTGCGACGGGCCAGCCGATCTCCCAGTACGTGACGATGCTTTCGCCCCCGACGGATTCGCCGACGCTGGACTTCGATTCGCCTGACGAGCCAATTACGGGCGACGATGACGGTGCGGCTGACGGGTCGGGAGCGGCGGACGGAACCGGGGATCCGGATCGCGAGTTCCACCTCGTCCTGCTCGACAACGGCCGCATGAACATGCGCGAGGACGACCAGCTCCGGGAGACCCTCTATTGCATCCGCTGTGGGGCCTGCTCGAACTCGTGTGCGAACTTTCAGTCCGTCGGCGGCCACGGTTTCGGCGGCGAGACCTATTCGGGCGGGATAGCGACCGGCTGGGAAGCCGGCGTCCACGGGCAGGAGTCCGCGGCCGAGTTCAACGACCTCTGTACCGGCTGTTCGCGCTGTGTAGACGCTTGCCCGGTGAAGATCGATATTCCGTGGATCAACACCGTCGTCCGGGATCGGGTCAATCGGAGCGGCGAGTCGGAATCCTACGACTTCCTCGTGGACGGTCTCACGCCCGACGAGGAAACGGGCGGCATCGATCTCGGCAAGCGCTTCTTCGGCAATATCGGCACCGTCGCGAAAGCCGCCAGCGCGACCGCACCCGTCTCGAACTGGCTCGCCGACGTCGGTCCCGTCCGTAGGCTACTCGAGCGAACCCTCGGAATCGATCACCGGCGCGACCTTCCCTCGTTCCAGCGAGAGTCACTCGTCGACTGGTTCGAGGGGCGAGGGGGCTTCGCCACCTCGAAAAGGCGAGCGGCGGAGCCGCGAGTACAGCGAGGCGGGGCGGCGGTCTCGAGCCGGCGGGCGGAGCGAGCCGGTACTCGAGACGGAGATACCGGCCTCGACCGCGAGGTCGTCCTCTACCCCGACGTCTACACGAACTACGTCGACGTTGACCGCGGGAAGGCCGCCGTCCGGACGCTCGAGGCGCTGGGCGTCCCGGTCCGCGTGCCGGACCTCCCCGAGAGCGGGCGGGCGGCGCTCTCCCAGGGGATGATCGCGACGGCGGATCGGCAGGCCAGTCGGCTCTACGCCGCGCTGGCTGAGGATCTCGACGCCGGCCGGGACGTGGTCGTCATCGAGCCCTCCGATCTGGCGGCCGTGCATCGCGAGTACGAGCGGTTGCTCCCCGAGGGGTCCGTCGAGCGACTCCGCACGAACAGCTACGAGATCTGTGAGTACGTCTACGGGCTGCTCGAGAACGGCGCGGACCCCTCGGCGCTGTCGACCGGCGACGGCGCGGAGCCGGTCGCCTACCACTCCCACTGCCAGCAGCGCACGCTCGACCTCGAGGCACCGACGGTAGCCGTTCTCGAGCGCTGTGGCTACGCGCCCGAAACCTCCAGCGCCGAGTGCTGTGGCATGGCCGGCTCGTTCGGCTACAAGCGGGAGTACTACGAGCTGAGTATGGATGTCGGCGAGCGGCTGGCGTCGGAGGTCGAGGGCGCGGAGACCGTCGTCGCGTCGGGAACCTCCTGTGGAGACCAACTCGAGACGCTGCTCGATCGCGAGGTCCCTCATCCGATCGAGTTGCTCGCCCCCGGTGGGTATCGGGCGTAG
- a CDS encoding ArgE/DapE family deacylase: MSTVDRDVLRDRIEDKREELVDLLEELIAQESVTGNEKPAQEVVVSRLESRGLEVDTWEPDADDLRDHPGFFETSSYAAYGYEDRPNVAATRDGVGDGRSLTLSGHVDVVPVDEDEWRYDPWDATVEDGRLYGRGSNDMLGGVASILVAVEALDDLGVELAGDLTIQTTIEEEDGGPGGVLSALERGYRPDAAIITEPSGLPNIGMASAGVMYFRVRVPGKSAHAAQGYAGVNAIGKATKLYRALDELDRERKSRISYEPAVRQNPKLDGHETNLNVGTIESGDWPSTVPSGAVLEGRIGWPPGETREEVRADVEAAVRAVTEDDEWLSEHPPEFEWFGWYAAPHELDTDEEIVRLARENAETITGEKTTFGGGSAGNDERFYNRYYDIPCPSVGPRGANIHGADEYVEIESLVETAQTLALTAIDWCGTGE; encoded by the coding sequence ATGTCCACAGTAGACAGGGACGTTCTTCGCGATCGGATCGAGGACAAGCGCGAGGAACTCGTCGATCTCCTCGAAGAACTCATCGCCCAGGAGTCCGTGACCGGCAACGAAAAGCCCGCACAGGAGGTCGTCGTGTCGCGGTTGGAATCCCGCGGGCTCGAGGTCGACACGTGGGAACCCGACGCCGACGACCTGCGGGACCACCCCGGGTTCTTCGAGACCTCGTCGTACGCGGCGTACGGGTACGAGGACCGCCCGAACGTTGCAGCGACGAGGGACGGCGTTGGAGACGGGCGATCGCTAACCCTGAGCGGACACGTCGACGTCGTTCCGGTCGACGAAGACGAGTGGCGCTACGACCCGTGGGACGCCACCGTCGAAGACGGTCGCCTCTACGGACGTGGGAGCAACGACATGCTCGGCGGCGTCGCATCCATTCTCGTCGCCGTCGAGGCGCTCGACGACCTCGGCGTCGAACTGGCCGGCGACCTCACGATCCAAACGACCATCGAGGAGGAGGACGGCGGCCCCGGCGGTGTCCTCTCCGCGCTCGAACGCGGCTATCGGCCCGACGCGGCGATCATCACCGAGCCCTCCGGCCTCCCGAACATCGGGATGGCGAGCGCCGGTGTCATGTACTTCCGCGTTCGCGTGCCGGGGAAGTCCGCACACGCCGCGCAGGGTTACGCGGGCGTGAACGCCATCGGGAAGGCGACGAAACTCTATCGGGCGCTGGACGAACTGGATCGGGAACGGAAATCGCGCATCTCCTACGAACCGGCCGTCCGGCAGAACCCGAAACTCGACGGCCACGAGACTAACCTGAACGTGGGAACGATCGAGAGTGGCGATTGGCCCTCGACGGTGCCGTCCGGAGCGGTGTTGGAAGGACGCATCGGTTGGCCACCCGGCGAAACGCGCGAGGAGGTTCGGGCGGACGTGGAAGCGGCCGTGCGAGCGGTCACCGAGGACGACGAATGGCTGTCCGAGCATCCGCCCGAGTTCGAGTGGTTCGGCTGGTACGCCGCGCCGCACGAACTCGACACCGACGAGGAAATCGTCCGACTCGCGCGGGAGAACGCGGAGACGATTACCGGCGAGAAAACGACCTTCGGCGGCGGAAGCGCCGGCAACGACGAGCGGTTCTACAATCGGTATTACGACATTCCCTGTCCATCGGTCGGTCCACGCGGCGCGAACATCCACGGTGCCGACGAGTACGTGGAGATCGAGTCGCTCGTCGAGACGGCACAGACGCTCGCGCTGACGGCGATCGACTGGTGTGGAACCGGAGAGTAA